The genome window AGATGAAAGTAGTGTCTGGATGACTTTAGAGGACAGACCCAGCAATAATAGTGCTTACCTTTCAATAGCCAGGTCATTAGATGTAGCCAGTTCAGGTGCAGATGATGACAAGGCACTTGTGAGAGGCTGTCCTGCCACTGTGGAAGTTGTAGCGGAGGTCCTATTTTAAGCTCTATCGGGTCTGAAAACCAGGGTTCTCCCCAGCCAACATTGGGTTATCAGTCTCACTGTTGCCTGCTCTCTATTTTCTGGACCAGCTTCCTTAGTAATGGAAAGGGAGAAAACAATGTAAGAGACCTTGCAGCCATCTATGCAACAGGGCATCTGTCCCCATGGATCTGGGGTCCACCTCTCTGGTGAAGTATTTTGATCTCTTCACACTCATATGGTTCACAAATAGGTTGACTGAAGGAAGACCAAATGTTTGGATGATTAACTTGAAGACCTCCGGATACAGGCGCCACCTGGGGCTGTTGACCTTGTGCTTGCTGAAAGACAGTCTGCCTTTTGGTTCAGGTCTCCTTTTATGTGAATCACTCTGAGGGATAAGAGAAAGTGCTCCACTCATCAGATGATTTCCATTACTTCTGCATGTAGCACTTGGCTCCTTGTTCCCTCTTGGTCATTCACATATGCAACTGTGGTCATGCTGTCTGACTGAATCAGGATGTGGTTCCCCTCTAGACTGGATTGGAACCATCGCAGCACCAACGTAACTGCTCATAGTTCTAGGAGGTTTATGCTTCAAGTCCTTTCCTCCGGGCTCCAAATGCCATGAGCTTCTTTGGGACCCCAAGCATGCTCCCCAGACCTCCAAGCTGGCGTCAGTTGTAAGAACTAGAGGATCTGGAAGACATATGGGCTTACCTTTGCAGACATTACCCTGGGTTGACCACCATTTTAAGAAGCTCAGCCTCTGCTTTGGGACTTTTATGTGATTCTTCATGTGTTCCAGTGAGTGGTCCCACACCTTTAAGATGAAGCCTTGAAGGTGCCTGACGCATGACTGTGCCCAGGGAGTGATCCCTACGCATGAGATGGATATGTCTTTGCTACTGAGGTGTCTACGTCCACTGCTAGGTGAGTTATTTTGGTGGACTGAGTCAAGGAGCTTTTCTTGACATTAATAACAAAGCCATGCACCTGCAGCAGATGCCGAGTCAGAGATGTCTCTCTGTACGCTGTTGCTGGGGTTGGAGCTCTCATGAAGACATTGTCCAGGAAGGGATACAGGTAGTTTTCCTGGTGACCTAAATCTGGTAAAATGATTACCACCATCATCTTTGTGAAGAACTTGGGGGCAGAGTAGAGGCCAAATAGGAGGGTCCAGATAACGCTGAAAGCAAAGTTCAGAAATCTGCAGTGGCAAGGTTTGATAGGAATATGGAGAGATGCAGCCACCAGATTGACTTCTCTCGGATGTCAGAAAATTCCCCTGGTGGAGGCCAGGATCTCTATCTGGAACTATCTAtctgtgtctgatgaagtgggtattcacccatgaaagcttatgctccaatacatttgttagtctataaggtgctacgGGActcttttgttgctttttatctgGAACTTTGTTTTTTTCATCCACTTGTTCAATCTTTTGAGATTGAGAATGGCTCAGACTGTTACCCATGTGCTTTGGAAAAGTGAAGATCGATTCTCAGGATTCTATTATATCATCTGAGGGAACACGCTCTATTGCTTCCATAGCCAAAAGATCAGATACCTCGTTCTGGACTGAATTGCAGTTTATGGAGTCGTTGAAGACAGGGTACTGGTTGAAAAATGGATGGGATGAGTCCCATAACTTGAGGGAGTATCCCTGATTCACTATATCCCTCTACATAGTTGATGTACCCTATTCATCCACGAAATGGGAAATTCTGTCCCCACACACAGCTTCAACTTTGAGCACAGGCCCATGTGGTCTTTGTCATAAAGAGActtgggcggcgggggggggggggggagggggcgggcggCGTtccctctggactttctcccaaATTTCAGTTCCATAGCTTTCCTTTGGAAAACTTGCTGACCCTTTGCTGGTATCTCTGAGAGGATGAAGGCCACAAGAAGCATCTCCGTCTGAAGGCCAATCTGTACTCTTTCCTGAAGGTATTATGTGGTATCAGGAGAGACTGTTTGGATTTTGCCACAGTGTCTGCTGCTAACTTGCATAGCTTTTCCCCGAAAAGAAGAGAGCCTGTAGATTTGGCAGAGCATAGAACCTGCTTTGAGTGGAGATCTGCTTTCCAGGGTTGGAGCCATAGGTGGAGCCTTGTTACTGAGTTGTAGGTCATGGCTCTGGCAGCGAATCTCATTGCATCTATTGATTCATTAGCTATGAATGTTGTCGCCAGggaaactttctttaaaatagaGCTGATATTAGGGTGATCTCTACCTGCCAGTAGAGAGATGCCCTTGCAAAGCAGATAGCTGCTAGGGATGCCCTAAGGGTGGCTCCCCTTTGAGAGTGGCCTCCATTTTTCTAGCCTTGGAGTTCTTAGGGTAGAACACCTCCTCTGAGGGGATAACCATATCTATTACCAGGGACGCTGCAGCAGTGTCCACCTTTTGGTATCTCTGCAATAGGATCCTTTAGTTCCTGAATCTTATAGAACCTGAGGTCTTTTTTGTTAATGTGCTTGCCTTTATCAGGGTTCTCCCATTCACCCCTCATCACTTCCTCAAAGAAGGGGTATAGATGAATCACAGCCTCAAGGGAGGATTTTGAGGGAAGGAATTTACTCTGGCACTTACTCTCAGGAGTCTGTTCAGGTGAATCTGAATAGAGCACACAACTTGGCTTCAACGGCCTCGTATTTCtcaggtggaaaaaaaaatctctgctgaATTTTCTCTAATCCTGTTCAGATTCAGAGTCCAACAATCTGCTGTCCTcagtggaggaggaaggaagaaggGTCACAGGAGTAGTACCTCCTGGACCGGTTTCACTTTTCCCTTCAATTTTCATCCtcaatttttttgggggggggggggggcagcacattGAGAGTGTATGAGCTGTTACAGCTttggtgaggttttttttttttttaagctagccTTCCTTACGGCCCGAAGTCCTTTCACAAGCTCTCTCACTGAGTCCTCCCTGATGGGTCCCATTTACCCAGGGATGAGGGAGAGATATGATGGCACTGTCCCCTGGCCAAATTGGGAAGAGCTATTTATGAGGCCTACTTCCTTTCCCAGAGCGCTCTTGAAGATCGTGGGGGAATTTGTGACCCCACAAGTCTTCTCTGTTCTCCAGGGGTCCTTTGGGACATACCCCCCAAATCAGCTGGCTGGTGTACTCATCTGTAGAGCCTCTCCCTGAACTACTCAGTGACCTCTGGTCTATTTTCCTCAAGTTGGAGTTGCAGATGCTTTGGTGGGTAAGGGTCCCATGTAGCCCTGGAACCTAATGGAGTTAGGGACAGAAGTTTGGGCACAACTCACCATCTGCCAAGCCCGGGAAGGTTGTCCCATAGATGGAGCACTTCCTAAATTGTGTTTGGTGCTTTTTAGGCTGCTCTGCCATACCAGAGAAGTGCAGAGTAGCCAGCAAGGAGGCACTGAAGCAGAGGTTCAGGGTGGTTTAAGTCACCAGGATGAAAActgacaaggaggaggaagaggctggAGAGGGAAAACACTCATCACACTGCTCCAAAAATAGCCAGGAAAAGCTCCCTTGAAAAGCAGAAGATAGGTGGGAGCTACCCTGGTCCACACACTGCCACTCAGGCAGAGAATCTAGTGGCAAGCAGGAGAAGAGGCATGGCCAGAGCACACAGGACGAAGACTTGATCTGTCTGCAGAGAGGAAGGGAGCAGCCCAGATGTCTAGAATTGTGGTAGATGTGGTCCTGAACAATTAACAACCAATATACTTGCCTTCTAGAGCTCACATTTActggagtttcagagtagcagccgtgttagtctgtatccgcaaaaagaagaacaggaggacttgtggcaccttagagactaacaaatttattagagcatggagGCCCCAGCGAGGAGGctccatgctctaataaatttgttagtctctaaggtgccacaagtcctcctgttcttctatttacTGGAGTGGTGTCCTTTTAACTTATTGCCATTCTGCCATATATACCTATAGATCAGGGCAATTCTGACCTTAATATCCTCAAGCCAAGACAATTTGCATATATGGACATAGGGGATTATACAGTACTGGTGCAGTCAAAGCCAAGGGTAAAGTCAGCAGGTGAAGAATGCAAGTTGATCTTTTCTTTTGGACTCAAAAGAATTAGGCTCCACAGGTACCAACTTGTGAAAGGTCAGATAGTCTAAAGTCACCATGTGTGGAAATTGAATTAGAGTCATGTGAGGTAGCTTTACTAACATTTTGGCAGTAAACTATTACTTGACAGAAAACTGAAATGTTAAAAATCCAGGTGCAGATGGAAGGGGACTCCTTTAATAGTGCAATCAGCATATTATAAATCAGAATATGGTACAGCAAAGCTGAGGGTCACTAGGAGAACTAGTTTTATTCACGAAACCAGCTACGGCTGGTTATATTTTCTAAATATATCCCTAAAAGCACAGTGACATCTAGAAAAGCTAAGCATGAAAAAGAAAAGATTGTTCCCCTGTTATAGATGACACCATTTTTCTCAGTGATCTATGAAAAACATTCTTTTTCAAGCAGCCATTTGGAAAGATCTGCTGAAACCTCAACTGATTATTTGTTTCCCATTCAAAATTTGGGATCTGTTCTTAAGTGGGAGAAAAAAAGAGGGATACATTTTATCAGTGGATTTAGGGGTAAAAAACAGAATGTATGAGACAACAAGATTGTGCAAATAAATATTCATTGCTTTAGTATTTAAGAATTATTGTTTACTAGGacatttagttttttaatcatTGTTACAGCTTTAATATAGTTTTACTTGTGACCACTCCCAACTAGTGAAAGTAATGTACACTGATCCCAGATTATTGCACCAAAAAAAACATTGGCAGTATGCCATTCTTCAAAATAAACCTTTTCTTAAATGAGCAATTATGAAGCAATTTGTGCAATTAAAATACCACTGAATGTTACAAATGGTTTctataacacaaaataaatatattgttaAAGACAAACTAAATACAATTACTTTTATTCAACCAAAACCCAACatgaaatattttagaaaatggcAAATATCCCAATATTTGCAGGAGTTATCTACAATCCAGTtgttttttttatcatcactataATCTCATTTTCCCCTAAAAAATTATCATCTTGACAAGAAAGACAAACTGATAAAAACACTGCATCTATTATTAGGCATTTTCTTTTTATATAGTGTTCCAGCTTCACCTCTTTTCTATTTCAGTAGCAAATGCTTATTCTATAAATATAGACTTTTGTATAATGTGCTTTGTTTTCCCATTATTGTGCTGATTTAAGACTATAATAAACTGTTTGTATGAataatttcaaagcattttaggaTCTTTTTAGTTATACTTCATGTGAGCACAGtcttttatttctctttcattaaatatcaaaactggatttttttcccccccatcattGTTTCTACATGTCAatgacaatatttaaaaaggtatCTGGTACTTATTGCTTATCAGAATATTATGAGGAAAAGCTATTCACAAAAATTACTTGTTATACAGCAGACTGGGAAAAGCCAAATAGTATGTGTTAAGAAAATATCAAAATAGTATGAAAAACTTCAGATCATTTTGGTCTTGATGTTCATAGTGCTATTAGAAAAAAAGTTAAGGCGAGTAAAAGCCAAATAATATCGATTCCAACTCTTAGTTGAAGAAATTCTGAAGTGAGCTTCATTGAATATAATTTTAAGATTTAATTTAACAAAGTATCATTGAGGCAACAAGTGGCAGATGTATATTTAAACTCACAATTTAACATTAGTATTATACAATTATAAACTTAAAAATCTGAAATTCTCAGACTCCTCTAAATCATCGGTATTTTTCAGCATGTTGCTACATGTCATTTAGTCTTAACAGTACAAAATGAAATCAACATTtgattttcatttaaacaaaaatgaaccTCATCTGCACCTCATCTTAAAGTTCTGAAGCAGCATTTTCAGCTTTTACAAAAAAATTACTATAAATTACATATTCTAATAAACCTTCCCCAGGAATTAAGAGATCCAGCATGAAATTCCTATATTTTAATTGACAATGTATACTAACATACACCTGCATTTACATTTGCAAAAATTTGCAGTTAGTATTAATTTGGCCTAGGCAATGGTAGTAAAGTGCAAAGTATTTGGTATAATGTCTAATGATTATATTTTTCTTCTGTGGGAAATGAGTGACTGAGCCTGGATCTTCCATTGACAGATATAGTATTTGATGGAGCAGCAACctaggagaaaagaaaaacatcATCACATTGCTGAAATAGAAATATTTGTCCAATTTTAATGAATTTTCCCTGTAATATTTTATTCAGTACTAGCTTACAAATGCAGCAATCGTTTTTTTGAAGTTCAATCAAGTTATAAATTACCTTtgtgcaattttaaaaatcagatatttACTACTTGGAGAGCATGTACACTTTGGTAGGCATTAAGGGTGAAACAACTCTTCACAAACTGCACACTTAATACAATTATCGAATGTGCCTGGAGCTCTGCTGCCATCTCAAAAGAAAAACGTGAAAAGCAATGTATTCACTGAATACATCCACATTTTCTTTTAGTCAAGTACACATTAGAACTGATTCCAGATATAATTCTTGATTTAAATCTGTTCCGTGACACTGCAATGAATTTTTTACTAAGTGGTAAAGCTTTACTAGATGATAAACCTGTTAATTTAAGACATTCAGGACCCTTTTTTCCAACAGCGCTGAATATACCatctccaactgaagtcagtgggagccgtgGGTGCTCTGTgatcctgaaaatcaggccctaagatTAGATACCACTGAAAAGATCTTCAACAGAGTTTACTAGCACAATGAAAATATTctgaagagagaaaaattgtttaaaaacaaccTCATTTGACCCATTTAGATTAGTAATTACTGAAGGCTCCATTCAAAAGAAAAGATCCACGGCACAAAAGGCCACAGATCTTGGCTCTGCACTCTGGCAAGttattaagggggaaaaaaagacttggCTAGCGATGGTAGCATTTTTGTCTGGTTTCTTGAATGCCTCCCTTACAGAGCTGCatcagggaagggggatggcaagCACCTGACAGACCTTTTACCCAATTTAGTAGGACCAAATAGTAGCCAGTCATCACTCACAGAACCAGTTAATGGAAGCTATGAGTTAATTTACTTAAAATGCTTTTCCCAACCGGGATCACTGACTATCTGGATACTTATACCCTGCTTACAAAAGGTGTTTTATTTCTCCATTGATTACAATATGCCCTGTTCTCAATTTTAAGCTTTTAATAAAAACATTGCCTGAATTCATCAGCACAAGAGGCCTAAAAATAAAGTTGATGCCACACTTTCTCTCCCCAGGCCCCCCCATCATATGTCACCTTCCCTTTATTTGTTACGAAGAAAACAGTGCAGTGGTTAGCATTTTACACATTTAGAGTTTCAAGTGTCCTTATATTTGAACAGACTTCATGACATTCTCATGTGCCACTACGCTGTAGAATGCTTTAGGTATGGTTTAGGTTCCTTCACTCAATTCTTCAAGTTCTCCCTGAAAACACACATCTTCTACAACATCCATAAAAATGCTGTTCTATTTCAATATTTCACTATTTTAGAAAAACTTTCAAATTCAGTTACTCTGAAAGACTCGTCTGATATTTTTCTGTCCTTTAGATTTGACACTCCCTGCCTGAGGAGTTGACAAACTTCTCTACTGGTACAAAGTTGGCCAAGGAAAGTacataaaatcaaaatgttatggAACTCCTTGCTAACCTTTTTCCAGCTTTCCATCTATGCTTGATGTGTTTCTTGAATTCTGAAGAGCACTTTATCAATCTTGTTTTTCCAAATAAGTTATCGGGTATTATGGCAAGTATTACAAACAGGTTTTAcatatttttgatattttaatattttatccactttttttaaacattgtattTTCAGTTTCAATATTGTTCACAATGCAAATATGTAACAATAATCAGAAAGCTACATCATAAAAATCAGGCATGTTTCTTCTACATCAGATAGATCCAACTTCATCAAATCTCCAGAAGATTTAACGTTTGATTAATCTCATCCACTGTCCTTAAATGATTTGTAACTGGCTGACAACTAGTTCACTGCAATATAGCTTCTAACTGTGCACCACCCTGACAGCACActggactgactgactgactgatcATGCTGACTTTCCACTTGTGACCATTCTGGGGAAGCAGGACTATTCAATCTGTGTGGAGAAGGTGGGAGGCTTGGGAAACTCAAATTCCGTTGCCACACTTCTGTTGAGAGAGGTTTTCCATGTAATGTAAGCTGTTTGGGTGCCAAAATATAGACACCCACAGAACCCGTGTTCTCCTGAATATGGTTCTAAGGAATCAAAGACTTCTATAAAATAATTGCTTAGGAATAGGGATTTTTGGAGGGCTTGGGTAGGTGGGTAACAAAGCTCTGGATCTTCAAAAGAGATAGGGTTCTGCAGTAACAGGTCATACTTCAGCATGCTGGTGGAAGACAAAAAACTGGGGTTGAGGACAGAAAGATACAAATGAGAAGGTCTATCAAACCAAGCCAGAGTATTTTTAAAGGTTTCTAATTAACAATACTGTTTTAAAAGGTAGATCTCCAAATATCATATAACTGAGGGAAATAAGTTGAAACTATGGAATGATCTGACTTATTAAAAACACAGTATATTTATTCTGCAAAATAATTTAAACAGAATGTTCTTCTGAGGTGTCAGATTGTTCATGGTAACTATAAAAAACAACCGTACTTTAAGCAACCCATTTATCTCCAGTCATTTGAGTATTAAATAATAGAGCAGGCTAATTCATGTTTTTATCCTTTACATCAGTGATTTCTTTTATattatttcattgtttttaattattaaaaagcaTTTACTAAGTATATATCACTATAATATCTCGGCTCACAAATAGAATGAATTACAACTACTCATACTATTATTTTTGATTAAGTATTGTGGTTTACATTTAAGGAATCATTTTTCTTATGTAGTGTTGCATTCTAGAAACAGGAAAATATCAGCACTTATTTCAGTAAGATGCATACTTAATTCTCTCTGAAATTACTGGCGACAAAACACTTACAAATATTGTATGAAAAATGAGATCGTTCTAGCTAATGAAACCAAAAAGCAGACagaagttttaaaatataaaaagaattACGTGTGTATATAGTGTCGACAATCGATAGGAAATTAATCTTTACAACTTCTGCATGTGTACTGTTGGCAGAAGGTTGTAGCTGATTTAGCTCTTGTTCTTAAAACCATCCCTgttcagaaaagcatttaaataGATGTATATGTTTGAGTGCTTTGCTAAACAgagataagcacatgcttatgtgttTTGCTGAAGTGGAGCCttaataattaattttaatataaaatttatttcagaaacatAATATTTTTCCTAATTGAAAAAACAAGCTTCTTCCATGTACATTTACAAATCTGCTTTGGTACAACTAAAAAAAACACTTTCAGGAGACTCCCTTGTCATGATTAGTTCCAGGACTGATTGCTTTTAGGCATTAATTTGGTAATTTTGAAATAAGCACTGTAAGTCCATTGTTACTGATGAGATGATGAAAACTCACCCTTTTTAATTTGGCAGCAGCTTCTCCAGAGCGGATAGCAGCCAGCAGACTCTGGtggatctgttctgggtcagAGCTCTGGAACGTTAAAGCAGTTTCTCTCTCAAAAACAGAAGTTGGGTGGTCAGCTGAAGATTGCACCTGGCTGTTTTGTTCACTGTTTGTACAGTTATTTttctatttgggggggggggaggaagaggggaaatcAAAGCATTTCATTTGAGTGAGGTAATAAATGGATATCTGAAGCAGTCTGGCCAAATATTACAGCACCGAACCCTCATTCTGCATTTTGCTTCATGCAAGATTTCTGGGAACAACCTTAATTTTGTACTTTCACTTTGCAAGTAATTTATGATGTGATGTGATGTGATAGCACCCAGCTGAGGGTGCCATAAAATAGCATCTGGGAATTACACCTGGGTTTTGAACAAGTTATAGGCCAGAAGGGATTTAAGGAACttttttactgttaaaaatgcGGAATATTCTCCCCAAGATGTCTATAAAATTCTCCACATAATCATCTCATGTAGTTTAATTAATATCAAACAAATTTATTTCTATGCCTGCAAGTTCCTTATTAGGACTACAAAAGCCCTTAGGAAATAGACAGTTACTGCTTTACCACAAGATGAATGATATAAGATTTCCAGGAATATTCACACAGTTGCATCTGAATTCATACTCTCAACTTAATCATACAAAGATACAGATGCCAGCAGGGCTAGAATTAGGCCACTGCATAGTATGGATGCCTCTCCCAAGCTGCCCACTTGCTCTCTGAAATCTCAGCTTCTACTTTATGCAAATATAGCTGTTActgttgggaaaaaaataaaataaaacaccttCAAAATGTGAACTGAATGCAACTGATGCAGTGAGATCTGCCTGAATTTGCAGAATATATGAAACAATAGCACAAATGTATGAACTTCCCCATTCATCTGAGTAGGTGTTACAGGCCAATTATGATACTTTAAatgtcaatgttgataaatgtttcATTACTCATTAAAacgtttaaaaaaatactatgaTGAGCTACACAATTTACTCTGAGTGACAGCTCATTTTGGGGCCATAAGTGGGTAGACTTGGGAGAGGACCACTGCTCCTTCCCCGCCACTCAAGAGTACCCAAGTCCAAGGTGCACAAATAGGGCATTTGATTCTGTGAGGGAGCTGAGCCCAGGAAGCATGCGTGATCCTACTTTGAATATCTGCACAATCTACTAACATTAGTATCTCACTGTAGCATCTAAAGTGAATAGatattatacagggtaaactttTGAAGAGTTCCACTAACTCTACTTTTCCAATTCAACCCCTGGATGCCAGTCAGGTTACATAATACTGTTGACTTGTGCTAGTCATACCAGAAGATAATCTGCAGCCTTACACATATCCTGTTTCAATGTCCCTCAATCGATTATTCTGGGacatcacttaaaatctaagtaAAAACAGTTTTACACAtggtacttttttaaaaacaaaatgaacaacTCTGAATAGGAAAATAGATATGCATAGATAAACCAGATCCAATTATCTTTTCTTTGCTTATAAGTTTAAGAGACATTATTAATTATGGCAAGACAGAATTATTTCTCAGCATTTTCAATTTTGcagaaaaatttcatttaataaaaGTATCCTCTATAAACACCGTACAAGACAACATTACTTCTTTTTCTTATATTCCATTGAAATGTTGTACATGGTGCTGTTACAGCAGAATGTACCACTAGATGTTTATATGTTGTTATTAATCCAAAGCCTACTAATATTTGTGAACTATTCAAAGAAGGGACAGAGTGAATCTCACTCTTCTGTGAAAGATACAATGATTAATgtccaaaaatattaaattttgtaAAACTTACCTTATCTATCATATTATGTTGTGAATCTCCTGTTAAGGTCTGTAAAAACTGGTTCTTCACATCTCCTGTGGAAGTTGCTGAGGATAGTTCAACAGGCGATTTCTCTTTTGATGGCTGGCTACTGATGGCATGTGGTTTACTGAATGACTGTGATCTTTTGATTGCCGATGAAACAGCAAGAGCAAAGGGGGATGGCCTAGAACTGGAATATGGTTTTGGAACTGCAAAAGTTCTCAGAGTTCTTAAGTTCAATGTTGCTGGCTGACAGGAGGGAAAACTCAAAGGTTTAGCAGTTTTGATAGAAGTGGAAGTGTCAATTTTTTTCTCATTATTAACCTCATCTTCATTTAATTGAACAGGGAAATGATGTGTTTTatgtaaaggaaaaaaagactGATCTGATGATGgcaattttttctctctctctgtattcgTAGCCTCTCTTTGAGTAGGACTAGTAGCAACACTGACACTTCTGGCAATTGCAGATGTTACATAATGACCTGAAGCCCTTCTTTGCATCTGTAAGTAAAAAGAACTAGGTTTCATTGTAGGACTGAAAACACTTGATTTTTCTTGAGTCTCAGGTGAAGAATTTGTGTTACCTGAGCTTAgcatcaatggagttatgccattGCCTATATTGGGTTTGGAAGCCTCTGTTTCTATTTGCTTGCTTTCAGTAGTAACCCCAAGGTCAGAAGTTGAGACACTGTCAGTAATTTTGTTAGTTTTGTGCAGCTGATCATTCACTGCTAAAGCAGGTTCATATTTTAAACCAGACTCTGACTGACTTGTATTTTTTGAAACCCAAAGAATTTCAGTTTGCACTCCAAATTCTTTTGAATTCTCTGACTGTGGGGACATTTCCAAGGTGACTCCATCCTGATCCTTAATGTCTGACACAGCATCTGACTCACAACCTTTCAATATTTCCAAGGATTTTGGAGGCACTATTTTATAAGTAGTCATTCCAATTTTGGGGATATATTCTCTTGTAATTTCATTAGAGGGTTTAGGTTTAGGTTTGAAGTCTTGTCTATAAAGTGGGTAACCTTTAATAGGAGAACTAATTGCACTTTTTGGAGCTCTCTCTGATGGGGTAAGACCACTGTCAGTATCATATATATTACTTTGATTTTCTATGGGAATTGCTTTGTCATCCGCAGCTTCTTGTCTCTGATGGTTGAATTCTGTTGAAACTTCTACAGACTCTTGCGCCTTGTTCATCAACTGCAAAGGTGGACTGTCTATATCCAAATTCTGCATGTGGGCTACTCCTTTGAAGGTAGATGATTCACAGTCTTGAAGGACAATCATTTCACTTACTGTAGTCCTGCCAAAACTATTATCAGATGGAGTTGTCTGAATTGCAATATCCTGAGTTTTTACTATCTCCATGTTCGTTTGATTTAGCTTCCGATTTTGTATCCCTAGATTCACTTGAGGATTATCATCCTGATTTGTAGAGATGTCATTTTTATACTCTTGGCAGTTTGATAGTTTGTCAACTTCAAGCTTATTTTTTAATCTGACATCTGCTGTATTAATTTCTCCCATCTtatgttgattttctttttctcctgtGGTTGCTGGAAGGAATCTTGTGCCACTAtgatctttaaaagaaaaaatatttctgaacTAATATCAATATTAAACTGCCgacttttttgtttaaatcatgaAACCCAATAACCCCGTTTTCTTTAACCACTAGAAATGGTTCCTTAGAAAtaataaactttccctttttaCACCCTTTCAAGACACTAGAAAGATACTTTAGCTTGATTAGTACTGGTAATTTTTCCAATTtaatattaaatgaaaa of Chrysemys picta bellii isolate R12L10 chromosome 11, ASM1138683v2, whole genome shotgun sequence contains these proteins:
- the COBLL1 gene encoding cordon-bleu protein-like 1 isoform X1 — its product is MEQKENITDKDIKLSVVLPGDVIKSTTVNGSKPMMDLLIFLCAHYHLNPSSYTIDLMSSEKRQIKFKPNTPIGMLEVDKVILKPKHMDKKKPTPIIPEQTIRVVVNYKRTQKTVMRVSPHEPLQEFIPIICSKCEFDPLQTVLLKNYQSQEPLDVTKSLNDLGLRELYAMDVSKATSAADFNVSSLQDSCQISQNQDTLKERENKGFFSFFQRSKKKREQTASAPATPLMSKPRPTFINRSNTISKQYDSNTLPSEMPKKRRAPLPPMPASQSVPQDLAHAQVRHTSSCVVKSSSVDDNEQGQLRLGIVRTGSLQLSGTSSVNSSLRRTKRKAPSPPSRIPQDQSDNSKRTASESAESTPVESIVEERETEVLFPTGNKVDITRATVPSCASHCLDAANHEQNTLQQVTDETNLSGNTGCPDATEMPSKSGICSEYSLDEINEKEEKTIQYKEESESADTSLMTQEISASFISTDVPLDTEKNDSASSSSIPGSGSVDNFQSSKEEKQENMCTDGKGPHSKIGDEQITFENDKKLGILDPNKNYDHSGTRFLPATTGEKENQHKMGEINTADVRLKNKLEVDKLSNCQEYKNDISTNQDDNPQVNLGIQNRKLNQTNMEIVKTQDIAIQTTPSDNSFGRTTVSEMIVLQDCESSTFKGVAHMQNLDIDSPPLQLMNKAQESVEVSTEFNHQRQEAADDKAIPIENQSNIYDTDSGLTPSERAPKSAISSPIKGYPLYRQDFKPKPKPSNEITREYIPKIGMTTYKIVPPKSLEILKGCESDAVSDIKDQDGVTLEMSPQSENSKEFGVQTEILWVSKNTSQSESGLKYEPALAVNDQLHKTNKITDSVSTSDLGVTTESKQIETEASKPNIGNGITPLMLSSGNTNSSPETQEKSSVFSPTMKPSSFYLQMQRRASGHYVTSAIARSVSVATSPTQREATNTEREKKLPSSDQSFFPLHKTHHFPVQLNEDEVNNEKKIDTSTSIKTAKPLSFPSCQPATLNLRTLRTFAVPKPYSSSRPSPFALAVSSAIKRSQSFSKPHAISSQPSKEKSPVELSSATSTGDVKNQFLQTLTGDSQHNMIDKKNNCTNSEQNSQVQSSADHPTSVFERETALTFQSSDPEQIHQSLLAAIRSGEAAAKLKRVAAPSNTISVNGRSRLSHSFPTEEKYNH
- the COBLL1 gene encoding cordon-bleu protein-like 1 isoform X4, which translates into the protein MEQKENITDKDIKLSVVLPGDVIKSTTVNGSKPMMDLLIFLCAHYHLNPSSYTIDLMSSEKRQIKFKPNTPIGMLEVDKVILKPKHMDKKKPTPIIPEQTIRVVVNYKRTQKTVMRVSPHEPLQEFIPIICSKCEFDPLQTVLLKNYQSQEPLDVTKSLNDLGLRELYAMDVSKATSAADFNVSSLQDSCQISQNQDTLKERENKGFFSFFQRSKKKREQTASAPATPLMSKPRPTFINRSNTISKQYDSNTLPSEMPKKRRAPLPPMPASQSVPQDLAHAQVRHTSSCVVKSSSVDDNEQGQLRLGIVRTGSLQLSGTSSVNSSLRRTKRKAPSPPSRIPQDQSDNSKRTASESAESTPVESIVEERETEVLFPTAGICSEYSLDEINEKEEKTIQYKEESESADTSLMTQEISASFISTDVPLDTEKNDSASSSSIPGSGSVDNFQSSKEEKQENMCTDGKGPHSKIGDEQITFENDKKLGILDPNKNYDHSGTRFLPATTGEKENQHKMGEINTADVRLKNKLEVDKLSNCQEYKNDISTNQDDNPQVNLGIQNRKLNQTNMEIVKTQDIAIQTTPSDNSFGRTTVSEMIVLQDCESSTFKGVAHMQNLDIDSPPLQLMNKAQESVEVSTEFNHQRQEAADDKAIPIENQSNIYDTDSGLTPSERAPKSAISSPIKGYPLYRQDFKPKPKPSNEITREYIPKIGMTTYKIVPPKSLEILKGCESDAVSDIKDQDGVTLEMSPQSENSKEFGVQTEILWVSKNTSQSESGLKYEPALAVNDQLHKTNKITDSVSTSDLGVTTESKQIETEASKPNIGNGITPLMLSSGNTNSSPETQEKSSVFSPTMKPSSFYLQMQRRASGHYVTSAIARSVSVATSPTQREATNTEREKKLPSSDQSFFPLHKTHHFPVQLNEDEVNNEKKIDTSTSIKTAKPLSFPSCQPATLNLRTLRTFAVPKPYSSSRPSPFALAVSSAIKRSQSFSKPHAISSQPSKEKSPVELSSATSTGDVKNQFLQTLTGDSQHNMIDKKNNCTNSEQNSQVQSSADHPTSVFERETALTFQSSDPEQIHQSLLAAIRSGEAAAKLKRVAAPSNTISVNGRSRLSHSFPTEEKYNH